One stretch of Shewanella sp. Arc9-LZ DNA includes these proteins:
- a CDS encoding OmpH family outer membrane protein: MVNRALITLALFATPMLAQAEKLAVVDMGEVFEQLPQREQISKSLKAEFGDRVAEVQKMQEEMRSLVEKQQRDGALMSDSQKTELVRKMESLKSEFQLKGKALDEDMRRRQGEEQNKLLVQVQKAINTIAGKEKYDMVLQRGAVIFVKPEADISSKVVEALSKGK; this comes from the coding sequence ATGGTAAATCGCGCATTAATTACATTGGCATTGTTTGCTACCCCTATGCTAGCCCAAGCGGAAAAACTCGCTGTGGTTGATATGGGTGAAGTGTTCGAGCAGTTGCCACAGCGCGAACAAATTTCTAAATCATTAAAAGCTGAGTTTGGTGACCGTGTTGCTGAAGTCCAAAAAATGCAAGAAGAAATGCGTTCTTTGGTTGAGAAACAACAACGTGACGGCGCCTTAATGAGCGATTCACAAAAGACTGAATTAGTACGTAAAATGGAATCATTAAAGTCTGAATTCCAGTTGAAAGGCAAAGCATTAGATGAAGACATGCGTCGTCGTCAAGGTGAAGAGCAAAACAAACTATTAGTTCAAGTTCAAAAAGCGATTAATACCATTGCTGGTAAAGAAAAATACGACATGGTGCTACAACGTGGCGCAGTTATTTTTGTTAAGCCAGAAGCTGATA
- the bamA gene encoding outer membrane protein assembly factor BamA, producing the protein MRFNKIFASMLFVGASFSGNGWAESFQPFEVTDIQVEGLQRVALGAALLSLPVKVGDTVDEVKLQQAIKSLYGSTNFENISVSHEDGILYVTVKERPTISIISFDGNKDIKDEQLQESLDGSGVKAGESLDRTMLSGIEKGLQDFYYGVGKYGAKVEAQIINLPRNRVELKFKFTEGLAAEIRQINVVGNTVFSDSELISMLELKDYVAWWDLFGERRYQKQKLQADLETIKTYYHNQGYIRFEVTSTQVAMTPDRKGLYITINVNEGEKYKVKEVNLIGDLMGREELMRSILPIKAGNMYNGADVTFTEEMYSKYLGRFGYAYPEVKTYPEIDDETKEVVLNINVKPGKRVYVRSINFTGNTVTKDEVMRRELRQMEGAWLNSAQIEQSKLRLNRLGYFETVDAETIQVPGSDDLVDVAVTVKEQPSGSFNAGVGYGTESGVSLQFGVEQNNFLGTGNQAGFSVNTNKYSKSANLSYTDPYFTKDGVSLGGSVYWNEFDANEANLERYKNKSYGVALNSGFPINESNRLNGGIGYRHNTISEISAYEQALRFYNVYRETDDPNSDLSFDNFELNAGWYRSTLNRGTFPTDGSSQRLSGKMTVPGSDLQYFKTDFDTNFYFPLTPQHGFVLLARARLGYSNGYGQFNDNDQILPFWENYYSGGSSSLRGFKSNSVGPRSFYLYRGSEQCAPDVSGDGCSLPGDPNTIQVSSGRSIGGNAIATASFEMIVPTPFLDEAYTNSVRTSFFVDAGNVWDTEFDYDSYRTLPADQFSKLEDYSDPERLRASWGMSVQWLSPMGPMVFSLAWPLKEYEDDETEIFSFNIGKTF; encoded by the coding sequence ATGAGATTTAATAAAATTTTTGCCTCGATGTTATTCGTCGGCGCGTCTTTTTCAGGGAATGGTTGGGCAGAGTCTTTCCAACCTTTTGAAGTGACCGACATCCAAGTAGAAGGTTTGCAACGAGTTGCTCTCGGTGCAGCACTATTGAGTTTACCTGTGAAAGTAGGTGACACGGTAGATGAAGTTAAATTACAGCAAGCGATTAAGAGCCTTTACGGTTCAACCAATTTTGAAAACATCAGTGTCAGTCATGAAGACGGTATACTCTATGTAACGGTTAAAGAACGTCCAACTATCAGTATTATCTCGTTTGACGGTAATAAAGATATCAAAGACGAGCAGTTACAAGAAAGCCTTGACGGTTCTGGTGTTAAAGCTGGCGAATCACTTGATAGAACAATGTTGTCTGGTATTGAAAAAGGCCTGCAAGATTTCTATTACGGTGTGGGTAAATACGGTGCCAAAGTTGAAGCGCAAATCATCAACTTGCCGCGTAACCGTGTTGAGCTTAAATTTAAGTTTACCGAAGGTTTAGCGGCTGAAATCCGTCAAATCAACGTAGTAGGTAATACTGTGTTCTCAGACTCTGAGCTCATCAGTATGCTTGAGCTTAAAGACTATGTGGCATGGTGGGATTTATTTGGTGAACGTCGCTACCAAAAGCAAAAGCTACAAGCTGACTTAGAAACCATTAAAACTTATTATCATAATCAAGGCTATATTCGTTTTGAAGTGACTTCAACGCAAGTTGCGATGACACCAGACCGTAAAGGTTTGTACATCACTATTAACGTGAATGAAGGTGAAAAGTACAAGGTGAAAGAAGTTAACTTAATTGGTGACCTAATGGGTCGCGAAGAGTTAATGAGATCTATTTTACCAATTAAAGCGGGTAACATGTACAACGGTGCCGACGTGACATTCACCGAAGAAATGTACAGCAAATACCTTGGCCGCTTTGGTTATGCTTATCCTGAAGTTAAAACCTATCCTGAAATTGATGATGAAACCAAAGAAGTGGTACTCAACATCAATGTTAAGCCGGGTAAGCGCGTGTATGTTCGCTCAATTAACTTCACTGGTAACACGGTTACCAAAGATGAGGTAATGCGCCGCGAATTACGCCAAATGGAAGGTGCGTGGTTGAATTCTGCTCAAATTGAACAGTCTAAACTACGTCTTAACCGTTTAGGTTATTTCGAAACTGTTGATGCAGAAACCATTCAAGTACCGGGCAGTGACGATTTAGTTGATGTCGCAGTGACTGTGAAAGAGCAACCGTCAGGTTCGTTCAACGCAGGTGTCGGTTATGGTACTGAATCAGGTGTGAGTTTGCAGTTTGGCGTTGAGCAAAATAACTTCCTTGGTACTGGTAACCAAGCTGGTTTTAGCGTCAACACTAACAAATATTCTAAAAGTGCCAACTTGTCTTATACCGACCCATACTTTACTAAGGATGGTGTCAGTTTAGGTGGTAGCGTTTACTGGAACGAATTTGATGCCAACGAGGCTAACCTTGAGCGCTATAAGAATAAATCTTATGGTGTAGCATTAAATTCAGGATTCCCGATTAACGAATCTAACCGTTTGAACGGTGGTATTGGTTATCGTCATAATACTATTTCAGAAATCTCTGCTTATGAACAAGCGTTGCGTTTCTATAATGTGTATCGTGAAACTGATGATCCTAATTCAGACTTAAGTTTTGATAACTTTGAATTGAATGCCGGTTGGTACCGCAGCACACTTAACCGTGGTACGTTCCCGACAGATGGTTCATCGCAACGTTTAAGCGGTAAAATGACCGTGCCAGGTTCTGACTTACAGTACTTTAAAACGGATTTCGATACCAACTTCTACTTCCCTCTGACACCTCAGCATGGGTTTGTATTATTGGCTCGCGCCCGTTTAGGTTATTCAAACGGTTATGGTCAGTTTAACGACAACGATCAAATCTTACCGTTCTGGGAAAACTATTATTCTGGTGGTAGTAGTTCGTTACGTGGCTTTAAGTCTAACTCAGTAGGCCCACGTTCGTTCTATTTATACCGTGGTAGTGAGCAATGTGCGCCTGATGTTTCTGGTGATGGTTGTAGTTTACCTGGTGACCCAAATACCATTCAGGTGAGTTCTGGCCGTTCAATTGGTGGTAACGCCATTGCAACAGCAAGCTTTGAAATGATTGTTCCGACACCATTCCTTGATGAAGCTTACACTAACTCAGTGCGAACCAGTTTCTTCGTTGATGCGGGTAACGTATGGGATACTGAGTTTGATTATGACTCATATCGGACTTTACCAGCGGATCAGTTCTCTAAGTTAGAAGACTATAGCGATCCAGAACGCTTACGTGCCTCATGGGGTATGAGCGTGCAGTGGTTATCGCCAATGGGACCTATGGTATTCAGTTTAGCTTGGCCACTGAAAGAATATGAAGATGACGAGACAGAGATTTTCTCATTCAATATTGGCAAAACGTTCTAA